From a region of the bacterium genome:
- a CDS encoding YfhO family protein, with the protein MKHQKEKQPQKPEPARQFGPDIPDSRLNGIAIVLFAVLPILFYGKYLFGSNMLFGTDWLGAGSYMWREFMATYIRTHGNVALWWPALLCGQPTVAGFFADMFYPTLLLRLFLPVHVVWTWTFVIHHFLAGLGTYLFLRELKLSVLPAALGGLAYEFAGSLITLAYAGHDGRLIGSALMPLALFFLHRGMTRRQFVWFALMGFVIAMQLFSGHVQKVYYTGLMLFAWFLFMVIRTATQEKSVSTVVKLTAYFGIGAGLGAAIAAIQYLPVYGNMAFASRGGERGYAYASSWSMPIIETFDLLTPKFSGGLDSYWSANVFKLHSEYLGIIPLLFAFVAVWRRWKDRNVKFFTFSFVGALLMAWGGNTPFYYIPYYLFPGISKFRGPAMIFFLAAFSLVVLAGLGIDHVLRRLKDDDGGKTTKTVLTFGAIPVALLLLFATLKGPLLSLLGSTTIHTSEKLQALANNYPNMLSGFLLAVVFAALAFMLVRLLVSRRATPTAFAAGIAAVMILDMGLSLNLWNPSRGYVRGVPSPDAYFTPDEAVTFLKQDTSLYRVLPWQYERTDDGILAYNGIQSVAGQMPNPLQDYQDFTGAGSSVFFRPDNMLIQNFMDLSNVKYVISVVLPQDVSRYDERTRQVIQQIRVYFNQSRFEPVFAGQKYAVYRNKTVLPRAFIASGYRVVRDKDEVLNTLTQPSFNPAQTVLLYKNPGFAAGTDSSAGTAQVSSYDCNEVKVKASLTAPGLLVLTDNYVPDWKVYVDGKKSELLQAYHTFRAVALTAGQHDVAFRYESKYYKLGSYVSLLGIIFLCVVLVIGLIRSRRTRVTTLGGQAV; encoded by the coding sequence ATGAAACATCAGAAAGAGAAGCAACCACAGAAACCCGAACCCGCAAGACAGTTTGGTCCGGACATACCGGATTCTCGTCTGAACGGCATCGCGATAGTTCTCTTCGCAGTGCTGCCGATCCTCTTCTACGGCAAGTATCTGTTCGGCAGCAACATGCTCTTCGGCACTGACTGGCTTGGCGCGGGCAGCTACATGTGGCGCGAGTTCATGGCCACATACATCAGGACCCACGGCAACGTTGCTCTCTGGTGGCCGGCCCTCCTTTGCGGTCAACCGACAGTCGCCGGCTTCTTTGCCGACATGTTCTACCCGACGCTGCTGCTTCGCCTCTTCCTGCCGGTACACGTGGTCTGGACCTGGACCTTCGTGATTCATCACTTTCTCGCCGGCCTCGGCACGTACCTGTTTCTGCGCGAACTCAAACTCTCGGTGTTACCGGCCGCGCTCGGCGGCCTCGCCTACGAGTTTGCCGGCAGCCTGATAACCCTTGCGTACGCAGGTCATGACGGACGCTTGATTGGTTCGGCGCTGATGCCGCTCGCTCTGTTCTTCCTGCACCGCGGCATGACCCGGCGGCAGTTTGTGTGGTTTGCCCTGATGGGCTTCGTCATCGCAATGCAGCTCTTCTCCGGACACGTACAGAAAGTGTACTACACCGGACTGATGTTGTTCGCTTGGTTCCTGTTCATGGTCATCCGCACCGCAACACAAGAGAAATCTGTATCCACGGTGGTCAAGCTGACCGCCTACTTCGGCATTGGAGCCGGGCTCGGCGCCGCCATCGCAGCGATACAGTACCTGCCCGTCTACGGCAATATGGCGTTTGCCTCCCGTGGCGGCGAGCGTGGCTACGCCTACGCCTCGTCCTGGTCGATGCCGATCATCGAGACCTTCGATCTCCTTACCCCTAAGTTCTCGGGCGGACTCGACAGCTACTGGAGCGCAAACGTGTTCAAGCTCCATAGCGAGTACCTCGGCATCATACCTCTGCTTTTCGCGTTCGTCGCTGTCTGGCGGCGTTGGAAGGACCGCAACGTCAAGTTCTTCACCTTCTCCTTCGTTGGGGCGCTGTTGATGGCTTGGGGCGGCAACACGCCTTTCTACTACATTCCCTACTATCTCTTCCCGGGCATCAGCAAGTTCCGGGGCCCGGCGATGATATTCTTCCTTGCCGCATTCTCGCTGGTTGTCCTCGCCGGGCTTGGCATCGACCATGTCCTGCGACGTTTGAAAGACGATGATGGCGGTAAGACGACGAAGACGGTGCTGACCTTTGGCGCAATTCCGGTCGCGCTTCTTCTGCTCTTCGCAACGCTCAAGGGGCCCCTGCTGTCACTGCTCGGCTCGACCACGATTCACACGTCCGAGAAGCTTCAGGCGCTGGCGAACAACTACCCCAACATGCTCAGCGGCTTCCTGCTCGCGGTCGTCTTTGCCGCGCTCGCCTTCATGCTGGTGCGGCTGCTGGTAAGCAGGAGGGCGACCCCGACTGCCTTTGCCGCCGGCATTGCCGCAGTCATGATCCTTGACATGGGACTGTCGCTGAATCTCTGGAATCCCTCCCGAGGATATGTCCGCGGCGTTCCGTCGCCAGATGCGTACTTCACCCCCGATGAAGCCGTCACTTTTCTCAAGCAGGATACCTCGCTCTACCGGGTCCTCCCCTGGCAGTACGAGCGCACCGACGACGGGATTCTTGCGTATAACGGCATCCAGAGTGTCGCCGGCCAGATGCCCAACCCGCTGCAGGACTACCAGGATTTCACCGGAGCCGGCTCAAGTGTGTTCTTCCGTCCGGACAACATGCTGATTCAGAACTTCATGGACCTGTCGAACGTCAAATACGTGATAAGCGTTGTTCTGCCGCAGGACGTGTCACGTTACGACGAACGAACCCGGCAGGTTATTCAGCAGATTCGGGTATACTTCAACCAGTCCCGGTTCGAGCCGGTCTTTGCCGGCCAGAAATATGCCGTCTATCGCAACAAGACCGTTCTGCCCCGCGCCTTTATTGCCTCCGGTTACAGGGTGGTGAGAGACAAAGACGAAGTCCTGAACACCCTGACACAGCCCAGCTTCAACCCGGCGCAGACCGTCCTGCTCTACAAGAACCCCGGTTTCGCGGCTGGCACCGACTCGTCGGCGGGAACCGCACAGGTCTCGAGCTACGACTGCAACGAGGTCAAAGTCAAAGCCAGCCTGACCGCGCCCGGCCTGCTTGTTCTGACCGACAATTACGTGCCGGACTGGAAGGTCTACGTTGACGGCAAGAAGTCGGAACTACTTCAGGCCTACCACACATTCCGAGCGGTGGCCCTCACCGCCGGGCAACACGACGTGGCGTTCCGCTACGAATCCAAGTACTACAAGCTCGGTTCGTACGTCTCCCTGCTTGGCATCATTTTCCTCTGCGTGGTTCTGGTCATCGGTCTCATCCGGAGCCGGCGAACACGAGTGACAACGCTCGGTGGCCAGGCGGTCTAA
- a CDS encoding glycosyltransferase family 4 protein, with protein sequence MKIVFHAVYYLPEFGGMESHIMSLAWELRDRGHDVHIVCGKSLPGLATYELMDGIHVHRAAWFGRNPVGWFIYTGWSVFKLLSVARGADIVHGESFPSGWPLTFVKLLYGTPILITLHETRFQKFVKKALLRPGLRLLYWDVDHIFANSLPQAEAARRVATSSKVEPYVNACDTKIFHRVAPAFGEPDKKTLVLSARLIPKKGVRHAIEAMPAILARYPSHLYIVGEGVLKPELEQLVRDLKLQDAVTFLGKRPNTEMPPFLSSGDVALVPSFYEETSIAALEAMACETPVAASRVGGLPQIVEDRVSGALFEAGNATDIADKVIWLLGQDREKMGKAARQRVMDNWDVRHLTDRHLAVYEELLSRKKKAR encoded by the coding sequence ATGAAGATCGTCTTCCACGCCGTCTACTACCTACCCGAGTTCGGCGGGATGGAGAGTCACATCATGAGCCTGGCCTGGGAGCTGCGCGACCGGGGCCATGATGTCCACATCGTCTGCGGCAAGTCTCTGCCCGGCCTCGCCACCTACGAACTGATGGACGGAATCCATGTCCACCGCGCGGCCTGGTTCGGCCGCAACCCGGTCGGCTGGTTCATCTACACCGGCTGGTCGGTATTCAAACTGCTCAGTGTCGCCAGAGGCGCCGACATTGTCCACGGCGAGAGTTTCCCTTCCGGCTGGCCCCTGACCTTCGTGAAGCTGCTCTACGGCACTCCCATACTCATCACCCTCCACGAGACGCGCTTCCAGAAGTTCGTCAAGAAGGCACTGCTCAGGCCCGGGCTCAGGCTGCTATACTGGGACGTGGACCACATTTTCGCCAACAGCCTGCCGCAGGCCGAAGCCGCCCGCCGGGTCGCGACCTCGAGCAAGGTGGAGCCGTACGTAAACGCCTGCGACACCAAGATATTCCACCGGGTCGCTCCGGCATTCGGCGAACCCGACAAGAAGACTCTCGTCCTCTCGGCCCGGCTCATACCCAAAAAGGGCGTCCGCCATGCCATCGAGGCGATGCCCGCGATACTCGCGCGATATCCTTCGCACCTCTACATTGTCGGCGAGGGCGTACTCAAGCCCGAACTCGAACAGCTTGTCCGGGACCTCAAACTGCAGGACGCGGTTACTTTCCTCGGCAAGCGGCCGAATACTGAGATGCCGCCGTTCCTAAGTTCCGGCGACGTCGCGCTTGTGCCTTCATTCTACGAGGAAACCTCAATCGCCGCACTGGAGGCCATGGCCTGCGAGACCCCGGTTGCCGCCTCGCGGGTCGGGGGCCTGCCCCAGATTGTCGAGGACAGGGTTTCAGGCGCCCTGTTCGAGGCCGGAAACGCGACGGACATCGCCGACAAGGTCATCTGGCTGCTCGGACAGGACCGCGAGAAGATGGGCAAGGCGGCCCGTCAGCGCGTCATGGACAACTGGGACGTGCGCCATTTGACCGACCGCCACCTTGCCGTCTACGAGGAACTGCTCAGCCGCAAGAAGAAAGCCCGCTAG
- a CDS encoding YggS family pyridoxal phosphate-dependent enzyme yields MSITDNLVALEQRINSACGRAGRARSDIALVAVTKTRTPAEVAEAIRAGVAQVGENRVQEAAAKKPEVTLPASWHLIGSLQTNKAKKALELFDVIQSVDSPHLALELQRRCEQMDRRVEVMVEVNTSGEASKHGVQPAAVPDLVSEVLKLDRLRLNGLMTIGPGLAIEEPEASRPCFKLLSTLAEDCRQRFSTPLPRLSMGMSSDFEVGIEEGATIIRIGTAIFGSRPSGQKPD; encoded by the coding sequence GTGAGCATCACGGATAATCTGGTCGCGCTCGAACAGAGGATCAACTCGGCGTGCGGCCGGGCCGGTCGCGCTCGCTCCGATATCGCCCTCGTAGCCGTCACCAAAACCCGGACCCCAGCCGAAGTGGCCGAAGCCATCAGGGCCGGCGTCGCCCAAGTCGGCGAGAACCGTGTGCAGGAAGCCGCGGCCAAGAAACCTGAAGTCACGCTTCCAGCATCATGGCATCTCATCGGCAGCCTTCAGACCAACAAGGCAAAAAAGGCGCTTGAGCTGTTCGATGTTATCCAAAGCGTAGACTCGCCCCACCTCGCTCTTGAGCTTCAGCGCCGGTGCGAGCAAATGGACAGGCGCGTTGAAGTCATGGTTGAAGTGAACACGTCCGGCGAGGCCTCGAAACATGGAGTCCAACCCGCTGCTGTCCCTGACCTTGTCTCGGAGGTCCTGAAACTCGACCGCCTGCGCCTGAACGGCCTGATGACAATCGGCCCGGGCCTTGCGATTGAGGAACCCGAAGCGTCCCGCCCTTGCTTCAAGCTACTAAGCACCTTGGCCGAGGATTGTCGCCAGCGCTTCTCAACCCCTCTACCACGTCTCTCGATGGGCATGAGTTCCGACTTCGAGGTCGGTATCGAAGAAGGCGCGACCATTATCCGAATCGGCACTGCCATCTTCGGCTCACGGCCCTCTGGCCAGAAACCGGATTAG
- a CDS encoding metallopeptidase family protein — MEAERFSELVDEAIASIPEDFRSRLENIAIQIQPIASPRLYSKLSRNPWGLLGLYQGVPYAGRGPWYGGVLPDRILIFQKPIERLARTAEGIRKLVREVVIHEIGHYFGLSDDELRRLEAEADKADRARQRPQHENPE, encoded by the coding sequence ATGGAGGCCGAGCGGTTCAGCGAGCTGGTGGACGAGGCCATTGCCTCGATACCCGAGGACTTCCGCTCGCGCCTTGAGAACATCGCTATCCAGATTCAGCCCATCGCCTCTCCACGACTCTACAGCAAGCTGAGCCGAAATCCATGGGGCCTGCTCGGCCTGTACCAGGGCGTTCCCTATGCCGGGCGCGGCCCCTGGTATGGAGGCGTATTGCCTGATCGCATCCTCATCTTTCAGAAGCCAATCGAGCGGCTCGCCCGCACTGCCGAGGGAATCCGGAAGCTCGTCCGCGAGGTCGTCATCCACGAAATCGGCCACTACTTCGGCCTCTCCGATGACGAACTCCGCCGCCTCGAAGCCGAAGCCGACAAAGCCGACCGCGCCCGCCAGCGACCACAGCACGAGAACCCGGAATAG
- a CDS encoding sodium-translocating pyrophosphatase has protein sequence MSAQPVPAPVSESALAVPPPGAAVAPAGEPAKSKSEADIELPNLKKIEFTVFGSPHRGVNLMYIGLGVCVLGLLFGLLQYRRVSNAPVHKSMSAVSETIWETCKTYLFQQGKFLIILWVLIGICVTYYFGFLEHYLGMGKFGPLLLILASSILGILGSYGVAWFGIRINTMANSRAAFASLKEYPIGATAVPMSSGMSVGLLLVSVELFFMICILVFLPTTLVGPCFIGFAIGESLGASALRIGGGIFTKIADIGSDLMKIIFKLPEDDPKNPGVIADCTGDNAGDSVGPTADGFETYGVTGVALITFLAMALYAPVAAMVNSADPVIAAHAAGYAKLCGQLIIWIFAMRILMILTSLVSYWINERLMMARYSKVKTFDPEHPLTQLVWLTSILSIAVTFAATYILLSADYPKLWWVLSTIISCGTAAGALIPEFTKFFTSTKSRHVDEIMKSADQGGASLGILSGLVAGNFSAFWTGSLILGLMFIAGSLSGQVSSVMPATLSFAGPIFAFGLVAFGFLGMGPVTIAVDSFGPVADNAQSVYELSQIEAVPNIREEIKRDFGFEPNFESGKQFLEMNDGAGNTFKATAKPVLIGTAVVGATTMIFGIILLLGNTLPGGINAVISHLSLVRPEIAFGLLMGGATIYWFTGASMQAVVTGAFRAVVYIKEHMDLSKRTADIKDSKEVVKICTLYAQRGLINIFVVVFCLALALSFFNSFFFIGYLISIAFFGLFQAIFMANAGGAWDNAKKIVEVDLKQKGTDLHAATVVGDTVGDPFKDTSSVAMNPVIKFTTLFGVLATQIAVTMTNHTLRAGIGVVLLAVALVFVYRSFYSMRIPAQKGLKFEK, from the coding sequence ATGAGCGCCCAGCCGGTGCCCGCGCCCGTTTCCGAGAGCGCTCTGGCCGTGCCGCCGCCCGGCGCCGCGGTCGCGCCTGCGGGTGAGCCCGCAAAGTCCAAGAGCGAGGCCGACATCGAGTTGCCGAACCTGAAGAAGATTGAGTTCACAGTGTTCGGCTCGCCGCACAGGGGCGTGAACCTGATGTACATCGGCCTTGGGGTCTGCGTGCTCGGGCTCTTGTTCGGCCTGCTTCAGTATCGGCGCGTGAGCAATGCACCGGTGCACAAGAGCATGAGCGCGGTCTCAGAGACCATATGGGAAACCTGCAAGACCTACCTGTTCCAGCAGGGCAAGTTCCTCATCATCCTGTGGGTGCTTATCGGCATCTGCGTCACCTACTACTTCGGATTCCTCGAACACTATCTCGGCATGGGCAAGTTCGGGCCGCTGCTGCTCATCCTGGCCAGTTCGATTCTAGGCATCCTCGGTTCGTACGGCGTGGCCTGGTTTGGTATCCGCATCAACACCATGGCCAACAGCCGGGCGGCGTTCGCCTCGCTGAAGGAGTACCCGATTGGCGCGACCGCGGTGCCGATGAGTTCGGGCATGAGCGTCGGGCTGCTGCTCGTGAGCGTCGAGCTCTTCTTCATGATCTGCATCCTCGTGTTTCTGCCCACGACGCTCGTGGGGCCATGCTTCATCGGCTTCGCCATCGGTGAGTCGCTGGGCGCATCGGCGCTCCGTATCGGCGGCGGCATCTTCACGAAGATTGCCGACATCGGTTCGGACCTGATGAAGATCATCTTCAAGCTGCCGGAGGACGACCCCAAGAACCCCGGCGTGATTGCCGACTGCACCGGCGACAACGCGGGCGACAGCGTCGGCCCGACCGCCGACGGCTTCGAGACCTACGGCGTGACCGGAGTCGCGCTGATTACCTTCCTGGCGATGGCGCTCTACGCGCCGGTCGCGGCGATGGTCAATTCCGCGGACCCGGTGATTGCGGCGCACGCCGCCGGCTATGCGAAGCTGTGCGGCCAGCTCATCATCTGGATCTTCGCAATGCGTATCCTGATGATCCTGACGTCGCTCGTATCCTACTGGATCAACGAACGGCTGATGATGGCCCGGTACAGCAAGGTGAAGACGTTCGACCCCGAACACCCGCTGACCCAGCTTGTGTGGCTCACTTCCATCCTCTCGATTGCGGTGACGTTTGCCGCCACCTATATTCTGCTGAGCGCGGATTACCCGAAGCTCTGGTGGGTGCTTTCGACCATCATTTCCTGCGGCACCGCTGCCGGCGCGCTTATCCCCGAGTTCACCAAGTTCTTCACTTCGACCAAGAGCCGGCACGTGGATGAGATTATGAAGAGCGCGGACCAGGGCGGCGCGTCGCTCGGTATCCTGAGCGGGCTCGTGGCGGGCAACTTCTCGGCGTTCTGGACCGGGTCGCTCATCCTCGGCCTGATGTTCATCGCCGGTTCGCTGTCCGGGCAGGTGTCGAGCGTGATGCCGGCGACGCTCAGCTTCGCCGGCCCGATATTCGCGTTCGGCCTCGTCGCGTTCGGGTTCCTCGGCATGGGCCCGGTCACCATCGCGGTCGACAGCTTCGGCCCGGTCGCGGACAACGCACAGAGCGTCTACGAGCTGTCGCAGATTGAGGCCGTGCCGAATATCAGGGAAGAGATAAAGCGCGACTTTGGGTTCGAGCCGAACTTCGAGAGCGGCAAGCAGTTCCTCGAGATGAATGACGGCGCGGGCAACACGTTCAAGGCGACGGCCAAGCCGGTGCTCATCGGCACGGCCGTGGTCGGCGCGACCACGATGATCTTCGGCATCATCCTGTTGCTCGGCAATACCCTGCCCGGCGGCATCAACGCGGTGATAAGCCACCTGAGCCTTGTGAGGCCGGAAATCGCGTTCGGGCTGCTGATGGGCGGTGCGACCATCTACTGGTTCACCGGTGCTTCAATGCAGGCGGTCGTGACCGGCGCGTTCCGCGCGGTTGTCTACATCAAGGAGCACATGGACCTGTCCAAGCGCACGGCCGACATCAAGGACTCCAAAGAAGTCGTGAAGATATGCACGCTGTACGCCCAGCGCGGTCTCATCAACATCTTCGTGGTTGTCTTCTGCCTCGCGCTGGCGCTCTCGTTCTTCAACAGTTTCTTCTTCATCGGCTACCTCATCTCGATTGCGTTCTTCGGCCTGTTCCAGGCCATCTTCATGGCTAACGCCGGCGGCGCCTGGGACAACGCGAAGAAGATCGTCGAAGTGGACCTGAAGCAGAAGGGCACCGACCTGCACGCGGCAACCGTGGTCGGTGATACGGTCGGCGACCCGTTCAAGGATACTTCCTCAGTCGCCATGAACCCGGTCATCAAGTTCACGACGCTATTCGGCGTGCTGGCTACGCAGATTGCCGTGACGATGACGAACCACACGCTGCGCGCGGGCATCGGGGTCGTGCTGCTGGCGGTGGCACTGGTCTTCGTCTACCGGTCGTTCTACTCGATGAGAATCCCTGCCCAGAAGGGACTGAAGTTCGAGAAGTAG
- a CDS encoding YfhO family protein: MIPAALIGFYFPVLAGFRFFWGDAADFYPTASYVASSLHHFHIPYWSPYISAGFPTWDSVPYPPNWLLSLFVGPDGRLSYWVYELMVILHLLIAGLSTYGLAREWKLSNRASAYAGLTFMLSGFMSARTTQPGVVVTLAWFPLALLLVSRALNHRRLAPALGAGLVMGLAALGGHPQMLMHMAYALALYVVAFVVKNWRTQGWKTLLRGAYVLTLVGLVGVAISAARYLPILDFVRYSDRSSSSVAFLTDCSLYPGHLLTLLVPKAFGSVTGPTGLPGPVPHSLKAVDYSYVETVIYVGVLPLLLCGFALTDRTRSLRWFLALLALGALVLALGCYTPVYRIAMAVLPGFSLFRIPARLSDLFTFAACVMAGLGMDAFLREGAEPRARRWLVPVALCAGWAVLVWALLASGLLRGQHRLWDPKLDNLTRQWLIFTVLSVVATGIIFWRTRSNWSPVAGYWLVVAVTFLDLLAFGHDVNASHVRPTQIPFAPSGAVDHIRQESKQEIFRTSMSGGSRFRLGSNRGNLDHVEMLQGYTGWVVARLAQVGGDRHILDLLNVRYEIDPTGQRLIPNPTYLPRARMVYQYQVATSDSAALETVRGGTFDYRGVAILEHDPGFPSGSNDETRNDVVITRREANRMELQVQTDVQGILVLSEVYLPQWKALVDGRPATIYPVDYVLRGLTLNAGSHHVEMYYDGSLIRLGSLVSLLTLVITFGLILTLRRNRNARRSLDGIQT; encoded by the coding sequence TTGATCCCGGCGGCACTGATAGGTTTCTATTTCCCCGTGCTTGCCGGGTTCCGTTTCTTCTGGGGCGACGCCGCGGACTTCTATCCGACCGCTTCCTACGTTGCCAGCTCACTGCACCATTTCCACATACCCTATTGGTCGCCGTACATCTCCGCGGGCTTCCCGACCTGGGACTCGGTTCCCTACCCGCCCAACTGGCTGCTGTCTCTCTTCGTAGGACCGGACGGCCGGTTGAGCTACTGGGTCTACGAGTTGATGGTGATCCTGCACCTCCTGATTGCCGGGCTGTCTACGTACGGTTTGGCAAGGGAGTGGAAACTATCGAATCGGGCCTCGGCTTACGCCGGGTTGACTTTCATGCTCAGCGGATTCATGTCCGCGCGCACCACGCAGCCCGGCGTAGTCGTCACACTCGCCTGGTTTCCCTTAGCCCTGCTGCTGGTCAGTCGGGCTCTGAACCACCGCCGCCTCGCGCCCGCGCTGGGCGCGGGCCTGGTGATGGGACTGGCTGCCCTCGGTGGACACCCGCAGATGCTCATGCACATGGCGTACGCTTTGGCGCTCTATGTTGTCGCCTTCGTGGTTAAGAACTGGAGAACACAGGGATGGAAAACGCTTCTGCGCGGCGCTTACGTACTGACGCTGGTCGGCCTGGTCGGTGTCGCGATATCAGCCGCACGATACCTTCCGATTCTTGATTTCGTCAGGTACTCGGACCGAAGTTCGAGCAGCGTCGCCTTCCTCACCGATTGCTCCTTGTACCCAGGCCACCTGCTCACTCTCCTCGTACCCAAGGCATTCGGCAGCGTCACAGGACCGACTGGGCTGCCCGGTCCGGTTCCGCACTCGCTCAAGGCCGTGGACTACAGCTACGTCGAAACCGTAATCTACGTTGGCGTCCTGCCGCTGCTCCTTTGCGGGTTTGCCCTGACGGACCGGACAAGGTCACTGCGCTGGTTTCTGGCGCTGCTGGCGCTCGGCGCGCTTGTCCTGGCGCTCGGCTGCTACACTCCCGTGTACCGAATCGCGATGGCGGTTCTGCCCGGGTTCAGCCTGTTCAGGATTCCGGCACGCCTGAGCGATCTATTTACGTTCGCGGCGTGTGTCATGGCCGGTCTCGGCATGGACGCGTTCCTGCGCGAGGGAGCGGAGCCCCGGGCCCGGCGTTGGTTGGTACCGGTCGCCCTGTGCGCCGGATGGGCGGTTCTGGTCTGGGCTCTGCTGGCCAGCGGTCTTTTGCGTGGGCAGCACCGCCTCTGGGACCCGAAGCTCGACAACCTGACAAGACAGTGGCTCATATTCACGGTGCTGTCCGTCGTAGCGACCGGAATCATCTTCTGGCGAACCCGAAGCAACTGGTCGCCGGTCGCCGGATACTGGCTTGTGGTCGCGGTCACGTTCCTGGACCTGCTCGCGTTCGGGCACGATGTCAACGCCTCGCACGTCAGACCGACACAGATTCCCTTTGCTCCGAGTGGAGCCGTCGACCACATCCGGCAGGAATCGAAACAGGAGATCTTCCGAACCAGTATGAGCGGAGGCAGCCGTTTTCGCCTGGGCAGCAACCGCGGGAATCTGGACCACGTCGAGATGCTTCAAGGCTACACCGGATGGGTGGTCGCGCGGCTCGCACAAGTCGGCGGCGACAGACACATTCTCGACCTTCTCAATGTCCGGTACGAGATCGACCCGACCGGCCAGCGGCTGATCCCCAATCCAACCTACCTGCCACGGGCGCGGATGGTCTACCAGTATCAGGTGGCGACATCCGACAGCGCGGCGCTCGAGACCGTCCGCGGCGGGACATTCGACTACCGCGGCGTCGCGATTCTGGAGCATGACCCGGGATTCCCGTCCGGCTCGAACGACGAAACTCGAAACGATGTCGTCATTACCCGCCGCGAGGCGAATCGGATGGAACTGCAGGTTCAGACCGACGTGCAGGGCATTCTCGTGCTGTCCGAGGTCTACCTGCCGCAATGGAAAGCGCTGGTCGATGGACGCCCCGCCACGATCTACCCGGTTGACTACGTGCTGCGAGGTCTGACCCTGAATGCCGGCTCCCACCATGTCGAGATGTACTACGACGGCTCGCTCATTCGCCTGGGCTCACTCGTCAGTCTACTGACGCTGGTCATTACGTTCGGACTCATCTTGACGCTCCGACGGAATCGCAACGCTCGCAGGTCACTAGATGGGATACAGACATAA
- a CDS encoding alpha/beta fold hydrolase, with product MRPGDIDSAAWHVRGIIPDSLYHEVGLTSSGGNHIYGFLVQPKESTALNDVTILYCHGNSDNINRYWGRVELLWDMGYRVFIFDYQGYGKSEGEERGDACLADGRAALTYLRTRPEVNPDRIVYYGWSMGTFVTTYLAADSVTPFGLILESPPASAEALVKEGTVVDIPGSMLTDFYADFDNESRIARVGVPVLMMQGTVDSTLAPARHAQRLLAAAEGHTDIDMCWAVGAGHDNVPYVLGEEYAQRITSYVECRAREQ from the coding sequence TTGCGTCCCGGCGATATCGACTCGGCAGCGTGGCACGTACGCGGCATCATCCCGGATTCGCTCTATCACGAGGTCGGACTCACTTCGTCAGGCGGCAACCACATCTACGGGTTTCTGGTTCAGCCCAAGGAAAGTACGGCCCTGAACGATGTCACGATTCTCTACTGTCACGGCAACTCGGACAACATCAATCGTTACTGGGGCCGGGTGGAGCTACTGTGGGACATGGGCTATCGTGTTTTCATCTTTGACTACCAGGGCTATGGCAAGAGCGAAGGCGAGGAACGTGGAGACGCATGCCTTGCCGACGGCCGGGCCGCACTTACTTACCTGCGCACTAGACCCGAGGTGAACCCCGACCGGATCGTCTATTACGGATGGTCTATGGGCACTTTCGTTACGACCTATCTTGCGGCCGACTCGGTCACGCCATTCGGACTTATACTGGAATCTCCTCCCGCCTCGGCCGAGGCGCTCGTCAAGGAGGGAACTGTGGTCGACATCCCGGGCAGCATGCTCACAGACTTCTACGCCGACTTCGACAACGAGAGCCGGATTGCGCGTGTCGGCGTTCCGGTCCTGATGATGCAGGGCACGGTGGACAGCACGCTCGCGCCGGCACGTCACGCCCAGCGGCTGCTGGCTGCGGCCGAAGGGCACACCGACATCGACATGTGCTGGGCCGTAGGGGCCGGCCACGACAACGTACCTTATGTGCTGGGCGAGGAGTATGCCCAGCGCATCACCAGCTATGTCGAGTGCCGGGCAAGAGAACAGTGA